From the Hordeum vulgare subsp. vulgare chromosome 1H, MorexV3_pseudomolecules_assembly, whole genome shotgun sequence genome, the window TTGGTCCAGTGTTTTGGATGTTTGGAATCCTACATGTCAGCCTAGTTTGTATGCCCAACTTTTTTCTCCTGAGTTAGCTTGCATTTTCAGTCTGGCCTATAATGTTTTCCCCTCATTCTGATACTCATGTTGATCATGTGAACTAGGTGGAACTGGCAAGGCAGTACCATTTCAACTACACCACTCCAGATCGTAGCAGGCAGGAACTGCTCCAAAACAAGACCCCTCTCCGGAGTGAGCATTGGCCTTTCATGAGGTTAGTCATATCTATCATGGTTACCCTCAAAATCATTTAATTTGCTTGAAGCTCTAATCTGTTTGAAAACCACTGAATTTTCAGCAGAATAGACGGCAAGGATGTGAGGGTGGCCACCCCAAGGACCCCAAAGGCTCCAAAACACGGCCCTCGGCCTTCGCGTTTCAAGCTGCTGGACGTGAAGCCGATCACAGCCGTCCTTTTCCCAGATTCGTTGCCTTCAAAAAAGCTCCGGCTGCGGCGTCTGATGCCGCCAGGACTGCCAAGGCCTGTACCCAAAGCCGCAGCCTCTCCCAGAGTTTTGCTATATGAGGAAGAGCTTTGCGAAGCGGTGGTGCAGAATAAGCTTCTATGAAGCCCCAAAAGCGTGAGCTGGTTGCGATGGATTGATGTCGCTTCTCATGTCTCATCTCATAATAATGTATATATAGTGCTTATCATTTATGTCTTGTCTCTGGGTATGTTTTTTCTTTGCCTGGTGGCACCTGTGTGTCATCTTGGATAATTATGGTCAGATTAGGCAGTTTTAGGTTAGTCATTAGCCTGTCATACTCTCCTGCTCATAAGGACCAAAAGTCTGGTTTGTTCCCTGGTTTTGTATATACTATAGTAGCGGTTGAAATATCTTGCAAGGATAATAGTATTTTAAATGCAAAATTGGTGTCTGCATATCAGGATTCTGGAGACATTGCTCTGCTATATGATGTTATTCTGATATGTTGTGTGGAACACAGAAATTGtccatacatacatatagataataataataatacttcTTCTGTttgtaaataattgtagttggggagaactagtgaagaaaaagaaaagaaaagaaaagataatagaATTGTGAAGTTTGATGATGCCGAATGTGAGCACTAGCTACCATAGGCCGTAGCGACTGATGATCTGCGCCATGAGGAGGTTGTAGCCCGTCTCGGTGAGGTGGTAGGTGTCCCAGAAGAGGAACTTGGCCGGGTCCCTGCAGGCGTGCGCCGTGTAGCTGTTGCAGGTGAGCGTCACCTCGAACAGGCCAGTGCCGCAGCAGCCGCGGTCCGACACCTCGAAGCCGTAGGCGGCCGGGCGCTGGATCATGTCCAGCAGCGGCGCGTAGAGGTCGATGTACTTGAGCACCGCCCCCGGGAGCAGCGCCGTGCCGTTGAGCCGCCTCATCTCCTTCTCCAGCGCCGCGTTGTACAGCACGGCCGCCTGGTTGTACAGGGACACGCacgccctcccctcgccgccggCGTTGGTCCGCTGCGACGGCACGCACCCGATGGGCGGGGCGCCGGCGACGCTCACCCGCCGCGCGCCCAGGCCGTAGAGCTTCTGGATGAAGGCCGACGCGCACTGCACGATGAAGTCGATGTAGGACTCGAGGTCGTAGTCTCGCCGGAACGGCGTCGTGAAGTAGGTGTTGGCCAGGTCGTCGGTGCCGGTCACCACCATGTAGAGGCTCGTCGACACGATGTTGGCGGCTCGCTGCGCGCCGGCGATGCGGCTGATCTTACCCTTGTACTCCTTGAACAGCTCCAGCTGGTCGTCCATGCTCAGAACCGACTGATGAAATGCCACGGTGACGGTGGAATGAATTTAATTTACTCCATCTTGGAGGTGGAGAAATATAAACGATGTTCCCTGGGCAGGGCAGGGCTGGGCGCTCACCACGATCTTGGCCGTGAGGGGGTCGAAGCCGCAGCCACCGGAGGCGAAGCTGACGCCGGTGAGGAGGTCCGAGTCGCTGAGCTCCGTGCCGAGGTACGCCGGCACGTACTGCTTCAGCCCCATCCGGGTGGCTGGATCAAAACTCAAACCATCAGTTTCAGTGCCATGCATGCACGAACCGAGTAGCTAGAGAGAGTCGTCAGTGCATACCGAGGATGTCGCCGACGATCTTGCCGTTGCTGAACCTGCCGGTGGCGTTGTGGGCGGGGAAGTCCTGGCCGTAGGGCGCGAAGTCGCACCGCACCGCCGTGGTGAGGCCGTTGTTGTTGCCCGGGTCCACGATGGAGTCACCGAACAGGATCAGCGCCGGCGGCCGCGTCTGGCTCGAGCTCGGCTGGGAGGCGGCAGTGCAGCAGGAGGGGCGCACAAGCATCAATGCCACGAGTGCTGTGACAACGAGAATGAGGCGGCGCGTGGCTCCTCCGGCTCCGGGCGTGCATTCGCTGGCCATGGCCATGCCTGCTCCGGTGTTGGTGTTGATCAGGCCGCTCACTCACACctcgcctcttcctcctcctgctgctcctcctgctgctgctgctctgtCCGATCGATGCTTCTCTTGTAGTACGTAGTTGTAGAGACACCTCCGGTCTCATCTATTCTTAACTTGTGTAATTCCTTCCCCATTTCTTGCAAGATTGAGACGACAAACTCACAAGTTTCGGTTACCTCGGTTAATGCATTTTTGTTGTTTCGTCAAGTGAGGTGAGCACACGTACGTTTTAGCGCGGAATCTTGGAATGGAAATTTTCGTGCCTATCCCAACCGTTCGCCACCTCCtagagtttttattttatttttttgagaattTCCACCTTCTAGAGAtgggctgggctgggctgggctgggTTGTGTTGTGTGAGCCGAACGGATTGCTCAAGTTGGGCTTTTAAAACTGTGACCGACCCGATCCAAAATTCTGGCAGGACGATGATGAGGCGGACCACGGCGTTGCTGTTGCGCCACGCCGTCGGCGGGATCCCGCAGGCGCTCGCCGACGTGCTCGTCTGCCCCCTGTCCAAGAAGCCTCTCAGGTATCCAGGCTAGGCAATATCTGCCCCCTCCTACTTCCACACCACCCCCTTTGATCTTGTTTCTTTCTTTTGCCCACCAGGTACTGCGAGGTCAGCGGCTCTCTGGTCAGCGACGCCGGCCGCATGTCCTTCCCGGTGAGCCCCGgtgtcctctccctctcctccatgCGCCGCGCTTGTTGAATGCTTGGATCTGCAACCGTCTG encodes:
- the LOC123409087 gene encoding UPF0434 protein CCNA_00107 yields the protein MMRRTTALLLRHAVGGIPQALADVLVCPLSKKPLRYCEVSGSLVSDAGRMSFPIADGIPCLLPKDGKLLEDHPRESGYETSSRDSSD
- the LOC123429543 gene encoding GDSL esterase/lipase EXL3-like; translation: MAMASECTPGAGGATRRLILVVTALVALMLVRPSCCTAASQPSSSQTRPPALILFGDSIVDPGNNNGLTTAVRCDFAPYGQDFPAHNATGRFSNGKIVGDILATRMGLKQYVPAYLGTELSDSDLLTGVSFASGGCGFDPLTAKIVSVLSMDDQLELFKEYKGKISRIAGAQRAANIVSTSLYMVVTGTDDLANTYFTTPFRRDYDLESYIDFIVQCASAFIQKLYGLGARRVSVAGAPPIGCVPSQRTNAGGEGRACVSLYNQAAVLYNAALEKEMRRLNGTALLPGAVLKYIDLYAPLLDMIQRPAAYGFEVSDRGCCGTGLFEVTLTCNSYTAHACRDPAKFLFWDTYHLTETGYNLLMAQIISRYGLW